The sequence below is a genomic window from Kitasatospora kifunensis.
CCCGCAGACGCTGCGCGGGATCGCCGCCGACGTCTGCCGGCTCGACCAGCAGGCCTGCTCCAGCCCGCAGTTGGTCTACCTGGACACCGAGGACGAGGAAGCTGTCTTCGCCTTCGCCGAGCGCTTCGCCGCCGTCCTGGACGAGGCGGTCTCCGAACTCGCCATCCGCGAGCGCGAGGTGCTGGAGAGCGCGGAGATCAGCAACACCGTGCTGGTGGCCGGATTGGAGGAGCACCTGGGTCTGACCCGGGTGCACGCCGACCCCGACGGCAACTGGCACGTGCTGGCCGACCTGCGCAGCGCCCTGCGCGCCTCCCCGCTGCACCGCACCGTCTGGGTCAAGCCCCTGCCGCGCACCAGGATCGTGGAGGTGCTGCGCCCGATGCGCCGCTACCTGCAGACGGTCGGGCTCGGCGCGGACCGGGCCGACACCGCCGTGCTGGCCAAGCTGGTGCTGACGGCCGGCGCCCAACGGGTCACCGTCCCGGGCGGCATGCTGGACAGCTACAACGGTGAGCCGCACGACGGCGTTTACGCCCTGCAGCGCTACAGCCGTCGGGTGGACGTCCAGCTGGACGACCGCTTCAGCACCGATGCCTGCCTGGACGACCTGGTGGGCGTCCGTGAGTTGACGGTGCCTCAGGTGTCGGTGACCGGGAAGAGCGAGTTCGAGCGACTGCAGGGCAACCTGAGCCGGGCCGAGGTCTTCTTCCGCAGCGGCGGCAGCTCGGGCGCGCCCAAGCTCTCCGCCTTCGCCTGGGACGACTACCACGAGCACATGCGCTCGGGGGCCGAGGGCCTGCTGGCGGCGGGCTTCGATGCGCGCACCGACCGGTCGATGAACCTGTTCTTCAGCGGGCAGTTGTCCGGCGGGTTCCTCAGCTTCTACTCGGTGCTGGAGACCCTGCAGGCCGTGCAGTTCCCGATGGTGGCCCAGGAGGACCACGCGATGGTCGCCCGCGCGATCGTCGAGCACCGGGTGGACACCCTGTTCGGCATGCCGAACTACCTGCTGCGGGTCTTCACCGAGGGTGCCGCTGACTTGCGTGCCTACCGGGGCGTGCGGAAGGTCTTCTTCGGTGGCGAGCACTTCCCCAAGCGTCAACAGGACTGGCTGCGCGAGGAGTTCGGCGTAGAGCTGATCCGCTCGGCGGCCTACGGCAGCGTGGATGCGGGGCCGCTCGGCTACCAGTGCGCGCACGCCGGGGGCCGGGTGCACCACCTGTTCAGCGGGGTGCAGACGCTGGAGATCCTGGACCGCACCGAGGACCGCCCGACGGCTGTCGGCGAGGTCGGGCGCCTGGTCTTCACCGCCCACACCCGGCGCGGCCAGCGCCTGGACCGCTACGAGATCGGCGACCTCGGCCGCTGGATCGAGGGCGACTGCGAGTGCGGCCGGCGCACCCCGCGCTTCGAACTGCTCGGCCGTTTCGGCGACATCTTCCGGGCCGGCGGGCACTTCCTCAACTACCGCCGCTTCGTCACGGTCGCGGAGGAGGCCCTGGACCACGTGGGCGCGGTGCAGCTGGTGATCGAGGAGGGCGCCGGGTCGGGGACTGGGTCGGGGACTGGGTCGGCGGCGACGCTGACTGTGTTGCTCGGGGGCTTCGAACCCGGTGACCGCAGCGCCGATCAGCTGGCCCAGGCCTTCCTGACGGAGTACCCGGAACTGGCGACCGACGTCGTCCTCGACAAGGTGGTCGAGCTGCACGTCAAGGCGGCGCCGGCGGACGCCTTGGCCCACACCGAGGCCAGTGGCAAGCTCCGCGAGGTGGTGGACCTGCGGGTCGGCTGACGTCCGCTTCCGGTGGGGGTGACGGCAATCGCCGTCACCCCCACCGGCGTTGAGCCTCAGCCCAGTCGCTCGTCCGGCTGCTCGTCCGGCTGCTCATCAAGCCGCTTGTTCAGTCGCTCGTCCAGCAACCGGACCGC
It includes:
- a CDS encoding acyl-CoA reductase, with the protein product MTTAPHVLPEGLSEGSDDLPHYWQGEFLDDAEAEHRLDELEAHVRSVLAEPPLSPLTVLAACDLLSTALRDPDSAQSKLLAEELASAQVAEAEAVRTLRDVAQALDREALETKLMRELGGIDPGRLARFDFRREIFESWLPVGLLVHVTPGNAPAAGALSVIEGLLAGNVNAAKTSGDSRFTQQLLAQLAALDPSGAIARRVIVLAFPSSRTHWLARLCAGADAVAAWGGEEALAGVAQLVPAGCRLVDWGPKLSFAYLTKDSWDDPQTLRGIAADVCRLDQQACSSPQLVYLDTEDEEAVFAFAERFAAVLDEAVSELAIREREVLESAEISNTVLVAGLEEHLGLTRVHADPDGNWHVLADLRSALRASPLHRTVWVKPLPRTRIVEVLRPMRRYLQTVGLGADRADTAVLAKLVLTAGAQRVTVPGGMLDSYNGEPHDGVYALQRYSRRVDVQLDDRFSTDACLDDLVGVRELTVPQVSVTGKSEFERLQGNLSRAEVFFRSGGSSGAPKLSAFAWDDYHEHMRSGAEGLLAAGFDARTDRSMNLFFSGQLSGGFLSFYSVLETLQAVQFPMVAQEDHAMVARAIVEHRVDTLFGMPNYLLRVFTEGAADLRAYRGVRKVFFGGEHFPKRQQDWLREEFGVELIRSAAYGSVDAGPLGYQCAHAGGRVHHLFSGVQTLEILDRTEDRPTAVGEVGRLVFTAHTRRGQRLDRYEIGDLGRWIEGDCECGRRTPRFELLGRFGDIFRAGGHFLNYRRFVTVAEEALDHVGAVQLVIEEGAGSGTGSGTGSAATLTVLLGGFEPGDRSADQLAQAFLTEYPELATDVVLDKVVELHVKAAPADALAHTEASGKLREVVDLRVG